Proteins co-encoded in one Haloarcula pelagica genomic window:
- a CDS encoding HTH domain-containing protein has product MPETECPGTRRVELFVRGSLPTPSRKRQAAVEADLEELARRGAVDETTTTTWAKRVPIEDCGARTERARYNEFAAWARQAGATLAPFFDTRLCYSMQTGEKREELVMPAMCVAVYEDGDLTRVAPATGDDGPTSIEDCLTDLAAHAETAQRGTTTASTAD; this is encoded by the coding sequence CCCGGAACACGGCGTGTCGAACTGTTCGTCAGAGGGTCCCTGCCGACACCGTCCCGAAAGCGCCAGGCGGCGGTCGAGGCGGACCTCGAAGAGCTAGCGCGGCGGGGCGCCGTCGACGAGACGACCACGACCACCTGGGCGAAGCGGGTCCCGATCGAGGACTGCGGCGCTCGGACCGAGCGTGCCCGGTACAACGAGTTCGCGGCGTGGGCGCGCCAGGCAGGGGCCACCCTCGCCCCGTTTTTCGACACCCGGCTGTGTTACAGCATGCAGACCGGGGAGAAACGCGAGGAACTGGTCATGCCCGCGATGTGTGTCGCGGTCTACGAGGACGGCGACCTCACACGGGTCGCGCCCGCGACGGGCGACGACGGTCCGACCAGCATCGAGGACTGTCTCACCGACCTCGCCGCCCACGCCGAAACGGCTCAAAGGGGAACGACGACCGCCTCGACGGCTG